The following is a genomic window from Babesia bovis T2Bo chromosome 4 map unlocalized Chr4_1, whole genome shotgun sequence.
ACTACTACTGCTGCTGTTTTAGCTCGTGCTATATTCCAGCGTGGCTGTCGTGCTGTTGATGCTGGTTTGAATCCCATGGACTTGTTACGTGGTATTAACATGGCTGTTGAGTGTGTTGTGAAGTActtggattccataaaGAAGGAGGTGACTACCAGTGATGAGATTCTTAATGTTGCCACTATATCTGCCAACGGCGACCGTGTGATTGGTAAGTTGATTACTGATGCCATGGACAAGGTTGGTAAGGAGGGCACCATTACTGTTGTTGAGGGCAAGACTCTCCAGCATGAGTTGGAGGTTGTTGAGGGTATGAAGTGGGACAAGGGTTACATATCACCTCACTTTGTGACTAATGTAAAGGACATGAAGGTAGAGTTTGAGAATCCTTATATCTACTTGACTAATGAGAAGATATCTAATGTCAAGCAGATTCTCCCAGTTCTTGAGCATGTGCTTCAGCAGCAGGCTCCTTTACTGATTGTCTCTGAGGATGTCGACGGCGAGGCTTTGGCTGTTTTGATAGTTAACAAGCTGCGTTTGGGTTTGAAGGTGTGTGCTGTGAAGCCACCAGGGTTTGGTGAGCATCGTAAGGCTACTATGGAGGACATGGCTGCTATGACCGGTGCCACCTTATCTGGTGACACTAACTTTTCTGTTGACGGTGACCTTGTATCTACTTTAGGTCGTGCTAAGAGTGCCACTGTAACTCGTGACCACACTATTCTTGTTGAGGGCATGGGTGACAAGAAGTCTGTTGAGGAGCGTTGTGAGGGCATTCGTGCTATGCTCAAGGGGTGCGACTCTAGTTACGAATCTGACAAATTGAAGGAGCGTTTAGCTCGTATGACTGGCGGTGTTGCTATAATTCGTGTTGGTGGTGCCAGTGAGGTTGAGGTTGGTGAGACTCGTGACCGTGTTGACGATGCTCTTTGTGCTACTAAGGCTGCTGTTGAGGGTGGTATAGTTCCCggtggtggtagtgctCTTCTGCATGGTTCTAAGCGTTTGGCTGAGATCGAGACTAAGAACTATGACCAAAAGGTTGGTGTTGATATAATTCGTGAGGCTGTTCAAGCTCCCGTTAAGCAGATAGCTCAGAACGCTGGTTTTGAGGGCTCTGTGATTGCTGAGCGTCTTCTTGGTATCGACAATGTTTGCCATGGTTTCAACGCTCAGGTTGGTGAGTACTGTGACCTTGTTGCTGCTGGCATTATTGACCCTACTAAGGTTGTTAAGACTGCTCTTACTGATGCTGCTTCTGTAGCCTCTTTGATGACTACTTCTGAGGTAGCTATTTATGACTGCAAGAAGGACAAGGAGGTGGCGGACGACGCCATGCAGCAACCTATGTACTGAGCATTCTTTTTAAATAAACGCAGCATATGTATACCCTTCGGCTCGTTAAAATTTCACACCACTTGGAAACACTGGgtattaaaatatagtatTCATTCTTTGTATGCTAAATTGACGTTATACTGCTGCTATAATGCGATGTTAAATACAATCGTTATGTCCCAGGGCAATGGAATACGTATGTCAAATCGCATAGGCCTGTTTGGTGTTTTTTTCTCCACTGGGTGCATTGAAACAGGCAATTAACCATTGAATCTGTTCGTTACTAGTGCTATGTTACGCAATTGTCCAAGAATACAGCGTCTATATCCTGGAGCACAGTGGTTCCTTGTATTCGTTAGTGGGTCTTTTATTATTACGCGTGATTCTCTGCCCACTTACGAATCGGTGTATCTGGTAtcttaaatatatttatacttTCTATGTACCTGGTTAGTGTTATCTTTTATTTATTGTGATGCTAGTGGGATGTGTTTTGTATGATGTGTATAGCGTCGCAACACTTTGGTGCGCGTGCATTATCCATTTTGATTTCTTTGTGAACCAGGATGTGATATTTTGACTTTATGGGATTAACCTCGATGTGTTGGTTTGTCTCTTATTCTCACGATGCGTGATGAGTTGCTCTTGGCATTATCCCATTTGGTGCCCCGCAGGCTTGCGACGGtctattttattttttccGGATCTACTTTATTGCTTTCTATAGGCCTGCTGAACGGTCCTGAGACTCGTAAGTTTTAGGTatttatatgtaatatcCGTTGTATGgaaggtgatatatatcttttgtGTACCATGTAGAATATGCCTTTCAATTTTTTTGGCGTACTATACCCTAGTTAATTTGCAATATGCATACTTTTTTATTACACTTCCGTGCTAACTTTATGAGATCATTCCACTTCAGTTTTTCGCAAATTTACTTCATGTCAAGGCACTGCGGAATACAATTTGAGTATTTTTATAGCATTGGTTGTGTTACAATGTTTATTATTACTTCCAAAGTTTGACAGTGGCTATCCTGAGAACCCATGTATCACTGACGAGACTGCTGGTTCTTCTACTTACAGTGGTAGTAGCCGTTCTGATGGCTTGAATGAGCGCTCTAAGATCGGGTCCTCTTTGGGCATTGATGCAGGTGACTGTTTCCGCCATGAGGGTTTTATGACTATTATGTGTGAGAATCCAGCACCTCGTGCTTCTACTCATGGAATCTCTTCGTATGACGCCACCATATCGCAAAGTCAGGTAAATTGGAGTCCTCGCAAAGTGCATAGTGGCGGTTTTGTTACTTCGTTGAACCCTACTATTCCCAGTCGTTTGAATAGTGTCGCTACTATTGGCAATGAACTCAAGGATAACTCTCCTGATAATTCTGATCCCAAAGACGGTTCATCTGTGGAGCCCAAGGCCTCACGTTGTCAGTGGTTAAGTTTCCACTCCATTTGTTTGAATTCTCTTTGGATGTTACTGTACCATTTAGTATTTTTCATGGGTACTCATGCTACTTTGCTTGCATCTCGTATTCATGGATCTATCGCTTTGAATGCATATTCACTGGAGACTTGTGCTCATTTACGTGACAAATTCCCGTTAGGCATGTGGTCTCCTAGGTTAGGCCATCAGTTGATTAGTGAGAGTACTTTCTTTTTGACTTATATGTCCTGCACTACTTTTGAGTTAGTGCTTCGCAAATCATCTGATGCATCATATTTGCGTAACATATTTTCGCTTCATTATTTCAAGGAACGTGTTTGGGTTGGTATAACTCGTTTAATTTTACAGGCTGTGATATTCCTGTATGCGTTATCCTTGATTATAATAAGCATCATTACTGGTTACGGTTCTCCAATGCAGATTGTTTGTGGATTTTCCATGGGCATGTTGATGTTATGGATCAATGCTGTTTTAACTCAGTTACTTGAGTTGAGTGACATGTCCAAGTCTACTATGAATTTGAATTGGTTTTGGTCCTTGTTAAGTTTATTGAACTTTTGGATCTGCAGTTTGCTGTTTTACATATCTGTTTACGGTGTTCCGTTTTCTGCTCCTTATATGTACCTTCAGATTTTCGTCTGGGTACCACTTTTGATACTGACTTGTAGGGAAGGGAAGCAGATATTTATGTGGCAAGACTTTTCCTCAGCGCTTTGCGCCTTCAACTGAGGGTGTTGTACACTATCGTAGTTGTTGTCTTTATGCCATTTCTGTGTATAACGACGTTAATAGCATTTCCTATGCTACTGTTTGGTTTTAAAGACATTTGTATTCCGGTTCATCGTTGGAAGATATCGCTATCGGTTGTTGCCATGTTCATGTATAAACATGGACCATTCCCATTTATTGCGACAGCGACACTAATTTTAAATAGTTGCTTCGCATGGATGGACCTATTATCtctataatgtaatatatctagAACCGTTGTTGTGTCTCTATAAGATATACTGATAGTGCCACCAGTCGTTACACATGTGTCCACATTTATCTTAAAACACAGTAATGATGACTAATTATGTCCTGTATAGCTTATATAGCTTTATGTGTGAAGAATATGTACTATTTTGCCAGTTAGTATGCCATCGCGCGGGGTGTAGTTGCTACTCATGATTCGTGTATGTCGTTGTTTCCTTGCAGCTCGTGGTCACGTTCAGCGTGTACTTCGACGTCAGCAAGGGCCCTATCATCTACGTTACGACCGCTTATTGGCAGATCAGCGTGAGCGTATGGGCGCTACTTTACGTAACATTCGTTATGAGAAGTGTGCTGTTGCCAAGGAACTGAGTAACGTCCATGCTGAGTTGGCATCGCTATTTAATCCAGATCGTGCTCAGCAACTGTTGAGTGAAGATGCATCGAGCACAATTGGTGACACGACTGCTCGAATGTAGGTAATAGCATTTGCGTACATAGGTTACAGCGACCAACGTGACGATATCAACGAGgcatatcgcatatatCGGTTAATTCGTCCAGAAGCTCCCAATTTTTTTGAGGAGCAGTCATTTATTGGCATGAAGGATCGTATGGACAGGACACTTGAGGAGAACCAAACCGAGTGTTTCACTGAGTTGGTGCCTGTTGACTCCAGCTTGGACACTAGTTGTATATCGGACCCTTTATTTACTGATGAAGACTATGCATCTGCTATGTATGCATGTGGGTTTGTGTTATACGCCTTGATTAGTTACAGTGATGCACTCCATTTCCACTGACATCGCAAGACTATGTTCACATCTTGGTGCGCACTCGAGCACACCGCAACCTGGTGACCATTATGACCGTTTATGTGAATTCCTGGGTCTTAAGCGTGACGGCAGCAATGTGGATCACTGGTCTGGTACGGTGTGGCCGAGTATTAAACCGCTGCTTGCTCCTGAATTAGAGGGCATAGACTCCAGTGTATGTTCACGTGGTTgtgtatgtatatctacAGGAAATATCAACTTGGTTAAGCGCTCATTTAGAGCGCGTAGGTCACAATCGTGCTATTATAGGTCGTTCTGAAACCTCCGAGTGGTATGCATTCAGTTTAGGTGTACATATGTTTTTAGGTATGACATAAAACGTGACTTGCCTTATGATGGTTGGTTGTTATGTCTATGTCTTTACGTTTCTAGGACTTCCATATCCCGAGCGCCTTTTAGATGAGCGTCGAGTGGGATACCCATTGGATCGTGCTTGTGATTACCTCTTGGGCCTTCTCCAGCTCTTACATGTAGGTTCTATGTTCTTGATACATACTGCACCCAGCCCACTGTAACTGCTGGAGTAACTCGAGTGATGCTTGATGATCTACTAGACTCTTTACGTAAAATAGGCCTCAAGGACTGGTTTGGTTTACGTAATCGCAGTATAGTTTCTACATTTTTTGGGGAATCACAGGATATTTCTACTGTAGATTCATCTTCAGGGTCTGGTGCTATGTTTCCTGTTAACATTGATACTTGTGTGAAGTTGCTCGGTATCTTTGCTCATGGTCGTGAACATGAGTTAGACGCTGACTACTGGTCTCCATCAGCAGTGTTCATGCGTGCTGGTATACTGCCTTCTTCCCAATGCGCCACTGACACACCAATGCGCCTGGAAGCTTCGGAACCCGTTTTATCGCAGAGTGACCTTGAGTTTATAGTTTCCATGTACTCCTCCCGGGTTTCTACTATAACTCGTGACCAAGCCGTTCGCGACTGCAATCGTGTATTCGATCGTATGATAGAGGAGGAGTTGGAATTCCAGAGTAGTGTGGGTGCTGGCACCGTAGAGAATAACACTATCAGTTACAAGGTACCTGCTGGTGCCCAATTCGACCCCAAGCGCAACTATTATGTACGTACTAAGGAGGGCATTGACCCTACTCTTAAGTTGGACAACTTGCGTTCCTGCGTTCTTGAACGCCGTCGCATGCGTACCATGACTAAGGAGGGTCGCGTCTACTTTTTGCGTATTATAGTTGCTGTTGGTGACGGTCGTGGTTATTTTGGCACAGGTGTTGGTTTTGGCAATGACGTCGGTACTGCGCGTGCCAGTGCAGTTCAGCAGGCTCTGCGTAACATGTACTTCATTGACTATGATCCTAAGGAGCCTTTGACCACACCAGTTTTAGGTCAGGAGTATGGCTGTCGTGTTTATATTAAACCCCGTAAGATGGGTTCTGGTATTCGTACTAATAGGAAGTACCTACCTCTGGTATACCTGATTGGTCTTGACAACTGTAGAGTTACATTCCATGGTCGTAAATCCTGGTTAACTCGTGCTAAGGCTTTGCGCAAGGCCCTGGAGCAGATTTATTCCCGTAGGACTATGTGCAATGCAACTGGTCAGCGTTACGTGTATATTGGCAGCCCTGGTGACCATACGGTCCACTGGCCTGATAACTGGTTCATGCCTATCTCCAAGGAATACAAGGCTAAGACTGAGGGGTTAAAGAACTTGAAGCGTGTACACTTCCGTCGTCATTTACGTCGTGTTGTATTACCTG
Proteins encoded in this region:
- a CDS encoding putative integral membrane protein codes for the protein MRDELLLALSHLVPRRLATVYFIFSGSTLLLSIGLLNGPETLFRKFTSCQGTAEYNLSIFIALVVLQCLLLLPKFDSGYPENPCITDETAGSSTYSGSSRSDGLNERSKIGSSLGIDAGDCFRHEGFMTIMCENPAPRASTHGISSYDATISQSQVNWSPRKVHSGGFVTSLNPTIPSRLNSVATIGNELKDNSPDNSDPKDGSSVEPKASRCQWLSFHSICLNSLWMLLYHLVFFMGTHATLLASRIHGSIALNAYSLETCAHLRDKFPLGMWSPRLGHQLISESTFFLTYMSCTTFELVLRKSSDASYLRNIFSLHYFKERVWVGITRLILQAVIFLYALSLIIISIITGYGSPMQIVCGFSMGMLMLWINAVLTQLLELSDMSKSTMNLNWFWSLLSLLNFWICSLLFYISVYGVPFSAPYMYLQIFVWVPLLILTCREGKQIFMWQDFSSALCAFN
- a CDS encoding chaperonin GroL family protein, producing MHRSTLARGVFQTQRRFFAKEVKHSVQCRQGLLSGVNRLVDAVSVTLGPKGRNVVISQPYGAPKITKDGVTVAKSIEFSDKLENMGAQLVRQVSSNTNDKAGDGTTTAAVLARAIFQRGCRAVDAGLNPMDLLRGINMAVECVVKYLDSIKKEVTTSDEILNVATISANGDRVIGKLITDAMDKVGKEGTITVVEGKTLQHELEVVEGMKWDKGYISPHFVTNVKDMKVEFENPYIYLTNEKISNVKQILPVLEHVLQQQAPLLIVSEDVDGEALAVLIVNKLRLGLKVCAVKPPGFGEHRKATMEDMAAMTGATLSGDTNFSVDGDLVSTLGRAKSATVTRDHTILVEGMGDKKSVEERCEGIRAMLKGCDSSYESDKLKERLARMTGGVAIIRVGGASEVEVGETRDRVDDALCATKAAVEGGIVPGGGSALLHGSKRLAEIETKNYDQKVGVDIIREAVQAPVKQIAQNAGFEGSVIAERLLGIDNVCHGFNAQVGEYCDLVAAGIIDPTKVVKTALTDAASVASLMTTSEVAIYDCKKDKEVADDAMQQPMY
- a CDS encoding Ribosomal protein S5 N-terminal domain family protein, which produces MIRVCRCFLAARGHVQRVLRRQQGPYHLRYDRLLADQRERMGATLRNIRYEKCAVAKELSNVHAELASLFNPDRAQQLLSEDASSTIGDTTARIDQRDDINEAYRIYRLIRPEAPNFFEEQSFIGMKDRMDRTLEENQTECFTELVPVDSSLDTSCISDPLFTDEDYASAMYALMHSISTDIARLCSHLGAHSSTPQPGDHYDRLCEFLGLKRDGSNVDHWSGTVWPSIKPLLAPELEGIDSSEISTWLSAHLERVGHNRAIIGRSETSEWYDIKRDLPYDGLPYPERLLDERRVGYPLDRACDYLLGLLQLLHPTVTAGVTRVMLDDLLDSLRKIGLKDWFGLRNRSIVSTFFGESQDISTVDSSSGSGAMFPVNIDTCVKLLGIFAHGREHELDADYWSPSAVFMRAGILPSSQCATDTPMRLEASEPVLSQSDLEFIVSMYSSRVSTITRDQAVRDCNRVFDRMIEEELEFQSSVGAGTVENNTISYKVPAGAQFDPKRNYYVRTKEGIDPTLKLDNLRSCVLERRRMRTMTKEGRVYFLRIIVAVGDGRGYFGTGVGFGNDVGTARASAVQQALRNMYFIDYDPKEPLTTPVLGQEYGCRVYIKPRKMGSGIRTNRKYLPLVYLIGLDNCRVTFHGRKSWLTRAKALRKALEQIYSRRTMCNATGQRYVYIGSPGDHTVHWPDNWFMPISKEYKAKTEGLKNLKRVHFRRHLRRVVLPEEVIPEVPSYSAHKFRSPLEVLEQERVRSKWISTSVPKAPRSNATEQLPVAQETAV